A genome region from Trachemys scripta elegans isolate TJP31775 chromosome 2, CAS_Tse_1.0, whole genome shotgun sequence includes the following:
- the CATSPERD gene encoding cation channel sperm-associated protein subunit delta, which translates to MAEDVTEIPTPDSFFSDDKSEELYQIEVSIKELLEQIDKLKTVITLQDQMLVGGDILITAQQMPYSWPFSLAELWLWLRFAIGNTDSWSCTNERLVYSGRSFSARDKVSGTVLSFTRTEPSLLQYPCNDGDPWGRPSPALYLGQKVFLSTDGFETSLLPLTIPSELETPNASVSAAAFVKKDRLVMVINGQVYLYLFIAEEEEWLPVQGVDSLVTELSNTHCCYPGKDPACQDTSLTIFAYETGHSASESNIFLSKDGGYIFTALKLSPELQGVLLGVYNFVSLSQTGLLINRTHSDGEGKGGGAYFSYTGGNMSHMYSHISLGFHLKSTGGPDVRGIQNPFLWGFTILWTKDTLLISPNNGLLVEPVTVQTKAFPRTSRPFPGDGLCHVATSNTEIAVLTRDHRLFHGSLDMVSTTIVQIRERNSSEKGLCNAVLMFDKVGMLTILSPEPTSNSWAYNFQKCTLNIQLLLMELWPPLQDCPVEILKGHFHNKIHYIDMHQKLNFSATFVPKPGTGAFPMVTVSNPHVLGFQAYITEDGYTYDGNTKYSLHMQMLQQCFSGMAEPHFSDTFLSGGMSVLTVDIPNKGPSCIDMHPLSALINVGCPPTKHIKVSKNTTACSKGLFNQGTLQDNFTYTISHNLYDPNFLATPQLGQSDLEVLYMFNELGCPLLLYYDTPWLPILELWENDAFVEYVAADFVVFEVNGMYNYDYLLTAAEANCISQPQNWTALMQKQDSPNPYFAWSRMNYESCKNHDGPKLVSPSAKYQILGQNEKNRIVFSHYNGFYIFKAIVVDKLYSHCELSATVSVYVTGALPKSYIHAWTMLMAFLTIILIAILMGYFLHKLSLMKKSPKVKVF; encoded by the coding sequence TTGGTAGGAGGAGATATTCTGATAACAGCACAACAAATGCCCTACTCCTGGCCATTCTCACTAGCTGAACTCTGGCTGTGGCTGCGTTTTGCAATAGGAAACACTGATTCCTGGTCATGCACTAATGAGAGGCTAGTGTACTCAGGTCGGTCCTTCAGTGCCCGGGACAAGGTGTCAGGCACTGTCTTGAGTTTCACCCGCACTGAACCTTCCCTTCTACAGTACCCATGTAATGATGGTGACCCTTGGGGACGCCCCAGTCCAGCCCTGTACCTGGGACAAAAGGTTTTCCTCAGCACAGATGGATTTGAAACCAGCCTCCTGCCACTGACCATCCCTTCTGAGCTAGAAACCCCAAATGCCTCAGTCAGTGCTGCAGCCTTTGTGAAAAAGGATCGGTTAGTAATGGTGATAAATGGACAGGTCTATCTCTACCTCTTCAtagctgaggaggaggaatggctCCCAGTACAGGGGGTCGATTCCTTGGTCACTGAGCTCTCCAACACCCACTGCTGCTACCCAGGGAAGGACCCAGCCTGCCAGGACACCAGTCTGACTATTTTTGCCTATGAGACTGGGCATTCAGCCTCCGAAAGCAACATCTTCCTGTCAAAGGATGGGGGCTACATTTTCACCGCTCTGAAGCTGAGCCCAGAACTGCAAGGGGTGCTGCTTGGTGTCTACAATTTTGTTTCCCTCTCCCAGACTGGGTTGCTCATCAACCGCACCCACAgtgatggggaagggaaaggaggaggagcctaTTTCTCATACACTGGGGGCAACATGAGCCACATGTACAGCCACATCTCCCTGGGCTTCCACCTGAAGTCCACAGGGGGCCCTGATGTCCGGGGTATCCAGAACCCTTTCCTGTGGGGCTTCACCATCCTCTGGACCAAAGACACTCTGCTGATCTCCCCCAATAATGGCTTGCTTGTGGAGCCAGTGACTGTGCAGACAAAGGCGTTTCCCAGAACCTCCCGTCCTTTCCCTGGCGACGGCCTCTGCCATGTGGCCACCAGCAACACTGAGATTGCAGTCCTGACCCGGGACCATCGGCTCTTCCATGGCAGCCTAGACATGGTCTCCACAACTATCGTGCAGATTAGAGAGCGCAACAGCAGCGAGAAAGGCCTGTGTAATGCTGTGCTGATGTTTGACAAAGTAGGGATGCTCACCATATTGAGCCCTGAACCTACCAGTAATTCCTGGGCCTATAACTTCCAGAAATGCACCTTGAACATACAGTTGCTGCTCATGGAGCTTTGGCCACCTCTGCAAGACTGCCCAGTTGAGATCCTCAAGGGCCATTTCCACAACAAGATCCATTATATCGACATGCACCAGAAGCTGAACTTTAGTGCCACATTTGTGCCAAAGCCAGGCACTGGAGCTTTTCCAATGGTGACTGTGAGCAACCCCCATGTGCTAGGATTCCAGGCATATATAACAGAGGATGGGTACACATATGACGGGAACACCAAGTACAGCTTGCACATGCAGATGCTGCAGCAGTGCTTCTCTGGCATGGCAGAACCTCATTTCAGTGACACCTTCCTCTCTGGCGGGATGTCTGTCCTTACTGTGGACATCCCCAACAAAGGCCCCAGCTGCATTGATATGCATCCTTTGTCTGCACTTATCAATGTAGGTTGCCCACCTACTAAACACATTAAAGTTTCTAAAAACACAACAGCATGCAGCAAAGGCCTGTTTAATCAAGGCACGCTGCAAGATAACTTCACTTATACTATCAGCCACAATTTATATGACCCAAATTTTCTTGCCACACCACAGTTAGGTCAAAGTGATCTTGAAGTTCTGTATATGTTTAACGAGCTGGGATGTCCTCTTCTGCTGTATTATGATACTCCTTGGCTGCCAATCCTTGAGCTGTGGGAAAATGATGCATTTGTGGAGTATGTTGCTGCTGACTTTGTtgtgtttgaagtcaatggaatgtaTAATTATGATTATCTCTTGACAGCTGCTGAAGCCAATTGTATCTCTCAACCTCAGAATTGGACTGCTTTGATGCAAAAGCAAGATTCTCCAAATCCATACTTTGCATGGAGCAGAATGAACTATGAAAGCTGTAAGAACCACGATGGACCTAAATTAGTATCACCCTCAGCCAAGTATCAAATTCTTGGtcaaaatgaaaagaacaggatTGTTTTTTCCCACTATAATGGCTTTTATATCTTTAAAGCCATTGTGGTGGACAAATTATATAGTCACTGTGAATTGTCTGCAACTGTCAGTGTATATGTCACTGGTGCCCTCCCAAAGTCTTACATACATGCTTGGACAATGCTGATGGCTTTTCTAACTATCATTCTGATTGCAATTTTGATGGGATATTTCTTACATAAACTATCACTTatgaaaaaatccccaaaagTTAAAGTATTTTGA